A single region of the Balaenoptera ricei isolate mBalRic1 chromosome 12, mBalRic1.hap2, whole genome shotgun sequence genome encodes:
- the COL10A1 gene encoding collagen alpha-1(X) chain — MLPQIALLLLIPLNLVHGVFYTERYQTPTGIKGPPSNTKTQFFIPYAIKSKGVSVRGEQGIPGPPGPAGPRGHPGPSGPPGKPGYGSPGPQGEPGLPGPPGPSATGKPGLPGLPGKPGERGPYGPKGDIGPAGLPGLRGPPGPPGIPGPAGISVSGKPGPQGPPGAPGPRGFPGEKGAPGVPGMNGQKGETGYGAPGRPGGRGLPGPQGPMGPPGPPGVGKSGENGFPGQPGIKGDRGFPGERGPTGPPGPQGPPGEQGPEGTGKPGAPGAPGQPGVPGTKGLPGAPGIAGPPGAPGFGKPGLPGLKGQRGPVGLPGGPGAKGEQGPAGHPGEPGLTGPPGNMGPQGPKGIPGNHGIPGPKGEMGPVGPAGYPGAKGERGSSGLDGKPGYPGEPGLSGPKGNPGLPGPKGDPGIRGPPGLPGPAGPAGAKGVPGHNGEAGPRGAPGMPGTRGPIGPPGIPGFPGSKGDPGTPGPPGPAGIATKGLNGPTGPPGPRGHAGGPGLPGRPGPPGPPGPPGQAVLPEGFVKAGQRPFVSANQGVTGMPVSAFTVILSKAYPTIGTPIPFDKILYNRQQHYDPRTGIFTCRIPGIYYFSYHVHVKGTHAWVGLYKNGTPVMYTYDEYIKGYLDQASGSAIIDLTENDQVWLQLPNAGSNGLYSSEYVHSSFSGFLVAPM, encoded by the exons ATGCTGCCACAAATAGCCCTTCTGCTGCTAATACCCTTGAACTTGGTCCATGGAGTATTTTATACTGAGCGATACCAAACACCTACAGGCATAAAAGGCCCACCATCCAACACCAAGACACAGTTCTTCATCCCTTATGCCATAAAGAGTAAAG GTGTATCAGTAAGAGGAGAGCAAGGTATTCCTGGTCCACCAGGCCCTGCTGGACCTCGAGGGCACCCAGGTCCATctggaccaccaggaaaaccAGGCTATGGAAGTCCTGGACCCCAAGGAGAGCCAGGGTTGCCAGGACCGCCAGGACCATCAGCCACTGGGAAGCCAGGTTTGCCAGGACTcccaggaaaaccaggagagagaGGACCATACGGACCAAAAGGAGATATTGGACCAGCCGGTTTACCAGGACTACGGGGCCCGCCAGGGCCACCTGGAATCCCCGGCCCAGCCGGAATTTCTGTTTCAGGAAAACCTGGGCCACAGGGACCTCCAGGAGCCCCGGGACCCAGGGGTTTTCCTGGAGAAAAGGGTGCACCAGGAGTCCCTGGTATGAATGGACAGAAAGGGGAAACGGGATATGGTGCTCCTGGCCGCCCTGGTGGCAGGGGCCTCCCAGGTCCTCAGGGTCCCATGGGACCACCTGGCCCTCCTGGAGTGGGAAAAAGCGGTGAAAATGGGTTTCCAGGACAGCCAGGTATCAAAGGTGATCGGGGCTTTCCAGGTGAAAGGGGGCCAACTGGTCCACCAGGCCCCCAAGGTCCTCCTGGGGAACAAGGACCAGAAGGCACTGGAAAGCCAGGAGCCCCTGGAGCACCAGGCCAGCCAGGGGTTCCAGGGACAAAAGGTCTCCCTGGGGCTCCAGGAATAGCTGGGCCCCCAGGGGCTCCTGGCTTTGGGAAACCGGGCTTGCCAGGCCTGAAAGGACAAAGAGGACCTGTAGGCCTTCCGGGGGGTCCGGGTGCCAAAGGGGAACAAGGCCCAGCAGGTCATCCCGGGGAACCAGGTCTGACTGGACCCCCTGGGAATATGGGACCCCAAGGACCAAAAGGCATTCCAGGCAACCACGGGATCCCAGGCCCTAAAGGTGAGATGGGGCCAGTCGGGCCTGCAGGATACCCTGGGGCTAAGGGAGAAAGGGGCTCCTCTGGGTTAGATGGAAAACCAGGGTACCCAGGAGAACCGGGTCTCAGTGGTCCCAAGGGTAACCCAGGGTTGCCGGGCCCAAAAGGTGACCCTGGAATTAGAGGACCTCCTGGCCTCCCAGGCCCTGCGGGCCCAGCAGGAGCTAAGGGAGTGCCTGGGCACAATGGTGAGGCTGGGCCAAGAGGTGCCCCTGGAATGCCAGGTACTAGAGGTCCCATCGGGCCACCAGGCATTCCAGGATTCCCTGGATCCAAAGGGGATCCAGGAACTCCAGGTCCTCCTGGTCCAGCTGGCATAGCAACTAAAGGTCTCAATggacccactgggccaccaggtcCAAGAGGGCACGCTGGAGGGCCTGGTCTCCCAGGGCGCCCGGGGCCCCCAGGCCCCCCAGGCCCCCCAGGCCAAGCAGTCCTGCCCGAGGGCTTTGTGAAGGCAGGCCAGAGGCCTTTTGTTAGTGCCAACCAGGGAGTAACAGGAATGCCTGTGTCTGCTTTCACTGTTATTCTCTCCAAAGCTTACCCAACTATAGGTACTCCTATcccatttgataaaattttatataacagGCAACAGCATTATGACCCAAGAACTGGAATCTTTACCTGTAGGATTCCAGGAATATATTACTTCTCCTACCACGTGCATGTGAAAGGGACCCATGCTTGGGTGGGCCTGTATAAGAACGGCACCCCTGTAATGTACACCTATGATGAGTACATCAAAGGCTACCTAGATCAGGCTTCAGGGAGCGCCATAATCGATCTCACAGAAAATGACCAGGTGTGGCTCCAGCTGCCCAACGCAGGGTCGAATGGGCTATACTCCTCTGAGTATGTCCACTCCTCTTTCTCAGGATTCTTAGTGGCTCCAATGTGA